In Armatimonadota bacterium, a genomic segment contains:
- a CDS encoding GTP-binding protein — MAKQAFERTKPHVNIGTIGHVDHGKTTLTSAISSVLAKKGLAKRLAY; from the coding sequence ATGGCCAAGCAGGCGTTTGAGCGAACAAAGCCGCACGTGAATATCGGAACGATCGGTCACGTGGACCACGGCAAGACGACGTTGACGAGCGCAATCAGCAGCGTGTTGGCGAAGAAAGGTCTCGCCAAGAGACTGGCGTAT